The Lucilia cuprina isolate Lc7/37 chromosome 5, ASM2204524v1, whole genome shotgun sequence genome includes a window with the following:
- the LOC111677096 gene encoding membrane-associated protein Hem, with the protein MARPIYPNQQKIAEKLIILNDRGLGILTRVYNIKKACGDTKSKPGFLSEKSLESTIKFIVKRFPNTDVKGLNAIVNIKAEITKSLSLYYHTFVDLLDFKDNVCELLTTMDACQIHLDITLNFELTKHYLDLVVTYVSLMILLSRVEDRKAVLGLYNAAYELQNSQSDPGFPRLGQMILDYEVPLKKLSEEFIPHQRLLTNALRSLTTIYPLRNLPADKWREMQKLSLVGNPAILLKAVRTDTMSCEYLSLEAMDRWIIFGLLLNHPMLTQYPDVNKIWISALESSWVVALFRDEVLQIHQYIQTFFDGIKGYSKRIAEVKEAYTNAVQKAALMHRERRKFLRTALKELALMMTDQPGLLGPKAIFIFIGLCLARDEILWLLRHNDNPPLLKNKGKSNEDLVDRQLPELLFHMEELRALVRKYSQVMQRYYVQYLSGFDSTDLNIRMQSLQMCPEDESVIFSSLYNTASSLTVKQVEENELFDFRAFRLDWFRLQTYMSVSKAVLRIQEHIELARLLDSMVFHTRVVDNLDEILVETSDLSIFCFYSKMFDDQFHMCLEFPAQNRYIIAFPLICSHFQNCTHEMCPEERHHIRERSLSVVNIFLEEMAKEAKNIITTICDEQCTMADALLPKHCAKILSVQSARKKKDKSKKQFDDIRKPGDESYRKTREDLTTMDKLHMALTELCFAINYCPTVNVWEFAFAPREYLCQNLEHRFSRDLVVMVMFNQETMEIAKPSELLASVRAYMNVLQTVENYVHIDMTRVFNNCLLQQTQALDSHGEKTIAALYNTWYTEVLLRRVSAGNIVFSNNQKAFVPISPEGWVPFNPQEFSDLNELRALAELVGPYGIKTLNETLMWHIANQVQELKALVGVNKEVLITLRTSFDKPEVMKEQFKRLQDVDRVLQRMTIIGVILGFRNLVHEALVDVLEKRIPFLLSSVKDFQEHLPGGDQIRVASEMAAAAGLMCKVDPTLAATLKTKKPEFDEGEHLTACLLMVFVAVSIPKLARNENSFYRASIDGHSNNTHCMSVAINNIFGALFTICGQNDIEDRMKEFLALASSSLLRLGQESDREATRNRESIYLLLDEIVKQSPFLTMDLLESCFPYVLIRNAYHAVYKQEQLLGL; encoded by the exons ATGGCTAGACCCATTTATCCAAATCAGCAAAAAATTgctgaaaaattaattatacttaATGATCGTGGCCTGGGTATATTGACGAGGGTCTACAACATCAAAAAGGCCTGTGGTGATACCAAATCGAAACCTGGATTCTTGTCCGAAAAGTCTTTAGAGTCAaccattaaatttattgttaagagATTTCCCAACACCGACGTAAAAGGCCTAAACGCTATTGTAAATATAAAGGCAGAAATCACAAAAtcattatctttatattatCATACTTTTGTGGATTTGCTAGATTTTAAAGATAATGTTTGTGAGCTGCTTACTACCATGGATGCTTGCCAAATTCATCTGGATATTACACTGAATTTCGAATTAACAAAACATTATTTAGACTTGGTGGTTACATATGTTTCTTTGATGATACTCTTGTCACGCGTTGAAGATCGTAAAGCTGTTTTGGGTCTTTATAATGCAGCTTATGAATTGCAAAATAGCCAGTCTGATCCTGGCTTTCCTCGTCTGGGTCAAATGATTTTGGATTATGAAGTTCCCTTGAAAAAGTTATCAGAGGAATTTATACCCCATCAACGTCTATTAACAAATGCCTTGCGTTCTTTGACCACCATTTATCCACTGCGTAATCTACCGGCAGACAAATGGCGTGAAATGCAAAAACTTAGTTTAGTTGGTAATCCAGCTATTCTCCTGAAGGCCGTACGTACTGATACCATGTCATGTGAATATTTGTCTTTGGAAGCCATGGATCGTTGGATCATCTTCGGTCTTCTATTAAATCATCCTATGTTGACTCAGTATCCagatgttaataaaatttggatTTCTGCATTGGAGTCTAGTTGGGTTGTAGCCTTGTTCCGTGATGAGGTTTTGCAAATACAtcaatatatacaaacatttttcgaTGGTATTAAGGGCTATAGTAAACGTATAGCTGAGGTAAAAGAGGCCTATACAAATGCTGTTCAGAAAGCTGCACTCATGCATCGTGAACGTAGGAAGTTCTTGCGTACAGCTTTAAAAGAATTGGCATTAATGATGACCGATCAACCGGGCTTATTGGGTCCTAaagctatttttatatttattggttTGTGCTTAGCTAGAGATGAGATTTTGTGGTTGCTGAGACATAATGATAATCCTcctttgttgaaaaataaag GTAAAAGTAACGAAGATCTTGTTGACCGTCAATTACCAGAGCTATTATTCCATATGGAAGAATTACGTGCTTTAGTACGTAAATACAGTCAAGTGATGCAACGTTATTATGTGCAATATCTTTCGGGATTTGATTCTACTGATCTAAACATACGCATGCAAAGTTTACAAATGTGTCCCGAAGATGAGAGTGTTATTTTCTCCTCACTTTACAATACCGCATCCAGTTTGACTGTAAAACAAGTTgaagaaaatgaactttttgaCTTTAGAGCATTCCGTTTGGACTGGTTCCGTTTGCAGACATATATGAGCGTAAGTAAAGCTGTTCTACGCATACAAGAACATATTGAATTGGCTCGCCTGTTAGACTCGATGGTATTTCATACTCGAGTTGTAGACAATTTGGATGAAATTCTAGTGGAGACATCAGATTTGAGTATCTTTTGTTTCTACAGTAAAATGTTTGATGATCAATTTCACATGTGTCTAGAATTTCCAGCACAAAATCGCTATATTATTGCATTTCCTCTAATATGTTcgcattttcaaaattgtaccCATGAAATGTGCCCCGAGGAGAGACATCATATACGTGAAAGATCTTTGAGTGtggtgaatatatttttagaagaaATGGCCAAGGAGGCAAAGAATATAATAACCACAATATGCGACGAACAGTGTACAATGGCTGATGCTTTGTTGCCAAAACATTGCGCTAAAATCTTGTCGGTACAATCGGCTCGTAAGAAAAAAGACAaatctaaaaaacaatttgatgATATAAGAAAGCCTGGAGATGAATCGTACCGTAAGACACGTGAAGATCTAACAACTATGGATAAACTGCACATGGCTTTAACGGAATTATGTTTTGCCATTAACTACTGTCCCACCGTTAATGTATGGGAATTTGCTTTTGCACCACGCGAGTATTTGTGCCAGAATTTAGAACATCGCTTTTCGCGAGATTTAGTTGTAATGGTCATGTTTAATCAGGAGACCATGGAGATTGCTAAACCCTCTGAGTTGTTAGCTTCAGTAAGAGCCTACATGAATGTTTTACAAACTGTGGAGAATTATGTTCACATTGACATGACACGTGTATTCAACAATTGTCTCTTGCAGCAGACTCAGGCTTTAGATTCACACGGAGAGAAAACTATAGCTGCTTTGTATAATACTTG gtACACCGAAGTTTTACTCAGACGTGTTTCAGCCGGTAATATTGTTTTTAGCAACAATCAAAAAGCATTTGTTCCCATTTCACCTGAAGGTTGGGTTCCATTCAACCCACAAGAATTTTCCGATCTTAATGAATTAAGAGCTTTAGCCGAATTGGTGGGTCCCTATGGCATTAAGACGCTTAATGAAACTTTAATGTGGCATATTGCCAATCAAGTGCAAGAGCTGAAGGCTTTAGTGGGAGTAAACAAAGAGGTATTGATTACCTTGCGTACAAGTTTCGATAAACCCGAAGTAATGAAAGAACAATTTAAACGTTTACAAGATGTAGATCGTGTATTACAAAGAATGACTATTATTGGAGTCATTTTGGGTTTTCGCAATTTAGTACATGAGGCTTTAGTGGATGTGTTGGAAAAACGTATACCTTTCCTGTTAAGTTCTGTGAAAGATTTTCAAGAACACTTGCCGGGAGGTGATCAAATACGTGTTGCCTCTGAAATGGCAGCAGCGGCTGGTCTTATGTGTAAAGTGGATCCCACATTAGCGGCAACATTGAAAACGAAAAAACCCGAATTTGATGAAGGAGAACATCTCACAGCTTGCCTTTTAATGGTGTTTGTAGCCGTTTCCATACCCAAATTGGCTAGAAATGAAAATTCATTCTATCGTGCCTCCATCGATGGTCATTCCAATAACACTCATTGCATGTCTGTggctataaataatatttttggtgCACTCTTTACTATCTGTGGACAAAATGATATAGAGGATCGTATGAAAGAGTTTCTTGCTTTAGCTAGTTCTTCTCTTTTGAGATTGGGTCAAGAATCGGATCGTGAGGCTACACGTAATCGTGAatctatatatttgttgttggatGAAATTGTTAAGCAATCGCCTTTCTTAACAATGGATTTATTGGAGTCATGCTTTCCTTATGTTTTAATACGTAATGCTTATCATGCTGTCTATAAACAGGAACAGTTATTGGGCCTTTAA
- the LOC111677117 gene encoding isoleucine--tRNA ligase, cytoplasmic, with translation MVAGKSGSPDKITRDDVCRIPETISFPGEEEHVLNEWKENKIFEKCMQLSKGKPKYTFYDGPPFATGLPHYGHILAGTIKDIVTRYAYQQGYHVDRRFGWDCHGLPVEFEIDKVLNIRGPEDVAKMGIAAYNAECRKIVMRYANEWEDIVTRMGRWIDFKNDYKTLYPWYMESIWWVFKQLFDKGLVYQGVKVMPYSTACTTALSNFESGQNYKEVVDPCVVVALEAVGNDNTYFLVWTTTPWTLPSNFACCVNSNMIYVKVNDVKTGRFYILAECRLSYVYKNESEYQIVEKFAGKTLGGAHYKPVFPYFEQRGQEVRAFRVLVDDYVTEDSGTGIVHNAPYFGEDDYRVCLQAGLITKSSAVICPLDDAGRFTDEVTDFKGLYVKEADKQIIAYLKNKGNLVSAGQVKHSYPFCWRSDTPLIYKAVPSWFVRVEHMSKNLLACSSQTYWVPDFVKEKRFGNWLKDARDWAISRNRYWGTPIPIWRSPSGDEIVCVGSIKELEQLSGKRITDLHRETVDEIEIPSAIPGNPPLRRITPVFDCWFESGSMPFAQQHFPFENEKDFMSNFPADFIAEGIDQTRGWFYTLLVISTALFNKAPFKNLIANGLVLASDGQKMSKRKKNYPDPMEVVNKYGADALRLYLINSPVVRAENLRFKEEGVRDIIKDVFLPWYNAYRFLLQNIVRYEKEDLQNKDIYTYDKERHLKNIESASVIDIWILSFKESLLEFFATEMKGYRLYTVVPRLTKFIDQLTNWYVRLNRRRIKGELGKEECIQSLDTLYDVLYTMSKMMAPFTPFLAEYIFKRLVLFQPKNVTENAESVHYQMMPTSNRNFIRNDIEKSVGLMQAVVELGRVMRDRRTLPVKYPVSEIIVIHKDQKCLDAIKSLEDFILSELNVRKLTLSSDKEKYGVTLRAEPDHKALGQRLKGNFKSVMAAIKALKDEEIQKYLAQGYFEIEGQRIELEEVRVIYCISGQVGSNFEAHSDNEVLVLMDMTPNEELLEEGLAREVINRVQKLKKKAQLIPTDPVLIYYELNASAQKKTEAEQILKVMNNYHTMIKTAIKSEFGKYDAAEAGKKRVIINESVDLKGIDLKLTICSTEEVQLPVLKWINVALASDLTPRFGRSNKASLLLESSSNKQLLSLDQLKQEIENLFGVYGLNYNIYVLKQQKATELTQIDNSLNGQLLVVSRTADDAAKFPQDAASNMPYCKFVNKSGSTVFTENPMGFSLAA, from the exons ATGGTGGCAGGCAAAAGCGGCTCCCCTGACAAAATAACAAGGGATGATGTGTGTCGTATCCCAGAGACCATATCATTTCCCGGCGAAGAAGAACATGTGCTAAACGAATGgaaggaaaacaaaatttttgaaaaatgtatgcagCTTTCAAAGGGTAAACCAAA GTATACCTTCTATGATGGCCCTCCATTTGCTACTGGTTTACCGCATTATGGTCATATTTTGGCTGGTACCATTAAAGATATTGTAACACGTTATGCCTATCAACAAGGCTACCACGTGGATCGCCGTTTTGGTTGGGATTGTCATGGTCTGCCCGTTGAATTTGAAATcgacaaagttttgaatatACGCGGACCTGAAGATGTGGCAAAAATGGGTATTGCTGCCTACAATGCTGAGTGCCGCAAAATTGTTATGCGTTACGCTAATGAATGGGAAGATATTGTAACACGCATGGGCAGATGGATTGATTTTAAAAACGATTACAAGACATTATATCCCTGGTATATGGAATCTATTTGGTGGGTTTTCAAACAACTTTTCGACAAAGGTTTAGTTTATCAGGGTGTTAAGGTTATGCCTTACTCTACTGCCTGTACTACGGCTTTGTCTAATTTTGAATCTGGTCAAAATTATAAAGAAGTTGTTGATCCCTGTGTGGTGGTGGCCTTAGAAGCTGTTGGTAATGATAATACCTATTTCTTGGTATGGACTACTACACCCTGGACATTGCCCTCAAATTTTGCCTGTTGTGTTAATTCAAATATGATTTATGTCAAG GTTAATGATGTTAAAACTGGTCGTTTTTATATACTCGCTGAATGCCGTTTAAGCTATGTGTACAAAAACGAAAGTGAATATCAAATTGTTGAAAAGTTTGCTGGTAAAACTTTGGGTGGTGCTCATTATAAACCGGTCTTTCCCTATTTTGAGCAGCGCGGTCAAGAGGTTAGAGCATTCCGTGTCTTAGTGGACGATTATGTTACTGAAGATTCTGGTACTGGCATTGTACACAATGCCCCCTACTTTGGTGAAGACGATTACCGTGTATGTTTACAAGCTGGCTTGATAACAAAATCCAGTGCCGTTATTTGCCCCCTAGATGACGCTGGTCGTTTTACGGATGAGGTGACGGACTTTAAGGGTCTCTATGTCAAGGAAGCTGATAAGCAAATTATtgcttatttgaaaaataagggTAACTTAGTGTCAGCTGGCCAAGTTAAGCATAGTTATCCCTTCTGTTGGCGTTCGGATACTCCCTTGATTTATAAGGCTGTACCTTCTTGGTTTGTAAGAGTAGAACATATGTCGAAAAATCTTTTGGCCTGCAGTTCTCAAACTTACTGGGTACCtgattttgttaaagaaaaacgttTTGGTAATTGGTTGAAGGATGCCCGTGATTGGGCTATTAGTCGTAACCGCTACTGGGGTACCCCTATACCCATTTGGAGATCACCCAGTGGCGATGAAATTGTATGTGTGGGTAGCATTAAGGAGTTGGAACAATTGTCCGGCAAACGTATTACCGATTTGCATCGTGAAACTGTAGACGAAATTGAAATTCCTTCAGCCATACCCGGCAATCCTCCATTGCGTCGTATAACTCCAGTATTCGATTGTTGGTTTGAATCCGGCAGTATGCCTTTCGCCCAACAACATTTTCCCTTCGAAAACGAAAAAGACTTTATGTCCAATTTCCCAGCCGATTTCATTGCTGAGGGTATTGATCAGACACGCGGTTGGTTCTACACTTTACTGGTCATTTCCACCGCTCTCTTCAATAAGGCTCCATTTAAGAATCTTATAGCCAACGGTTTGGTCTTGGCTTCTGATGGCCAAAAGATGTCTAAACGTAAGAAGAATTATCCCGATCCCATGGAAGTTGTCAATAAATACGGTGCCGATGCTTTGCGTTTGTATTTGATCAATTCTCCTGTTGTACGTGCTGAAAATTTGCGCTTTAAAGAAGAAGGTGTTCGCGATATTATCAAGGATGTTTTCTTACCCTGGTACAATGCCTATCGTTTCCTATTGCAAAATATCGTACGTTACGAAAAGGAAGATTTACAAAATAAGGATATCTATACCTATGACAAGGAACGTCATTTAAAGAATATAGAATCTGCTTCAGTTATTGATATTTGGATTCTGTCATTCAAAGAATCTTTGTTGGAATTCTTTGCCACCGAAATGAAGGGTTATCGTTTGTACACTGTAGTGCCCAGACTAACAAAATTCATCGATCAACTTACCAActg GTATGTTCGCTTAAACCGTCGTCGCATCAAGGGTGAATTGGGCAAAGAGGAGTGCATACAATCATTGGATACTCTGTACGATGTCCTCTACACCATGTCTAAAATGATGGCTCCCTTTACTCCTTTCTTGGCTGAATACATTTTCAAACGTTTGGTATTGTTCCAACCTAAGAATGTCACTGAAAATGCCGAATCTGTACATTATCAAATGATGCCTACCTCAAATCGTAATTTCATTAGGAACGACATTGAAAAATCTGTTGGTCTTATGCAAGCTGTTGTAGAATTGGGTCGTGTTATGCGTGATCGTCGTACCTTGCCCGTCAAGTATCCGGTGTCGGAAATTATTGTTATTCATAAAGATCAAAAGTGTTTGGATGCTATTAAGAGTTTGGAAGATTTCATTCTGAGTGAATTGAATGTACGCAAGTTGACTTTGAGTTCGGATAAGGAGAAGTATGGTGTAACATTGAGAGCAGAACCAGATCACAAG GCTTTGGGTCAACGTTTGAAGGGTAACTTCAAATCAGTTATGGCAGCCATTAAAGCCTTAAAGGATGAAGAAATTCAAAAGTATTTGGCTCAAGGTTATTTCGAAATCGAAGGTCAACGCATTGAATTGGAAGAAGTCCGAGTTATTTACTGCATTTCCGGACAAGTTGGTTCAAACTTTGAGGCTCACAGCGACAATGAGGTATTGGTACTCATGGACATGACACCCAATGAGGAATTACTCGAAGAAGGTTTGGCACGTGAAGTTATAAATCGTGTACAGAAACTGAAAAAGAAAGCTCAACTCATACCCACCGATCCCGTTTTGATTTACTACGAATTGAATGCTTCTGCTCAAAAGAAAACCGAAGCCGAACAAATACTTAAGGTTATGAACAATTATCACACTATGATAAAAACTGCCATTAAATCAGAATTTGGCAAATATGATGCCGCAGAGGCAGGCAAAAAGCGTGTTATAATTAATGAATCTGTGGATCTTAAGGGTATAGATCTTAAACTTACCATCTGTTCAACGGAAGAGGTACAATTGCCTGTTCTTAAATGGATAAATGTGGCCTTGGCCTCAGATCTTACGCCACGTTTTGGCAGATCAAATAAGGCTTCTTTGTTATTGGAAAGTTCCAGCAACAAACAATTGTTGTCCCTAGACCAATTGAAACAAGAAATTGAAAATCTATTTGGTGTTTATGGTCTCAACTATAACATTTATGTGTTGAAACAACAAAAAGCCACTGAACTTACTCAAATCGATAATTCTTTAAACGGTCAACTATTAGTGGTCTCCCGTACAGCCGATGATGCTGCTAAATTCCCTCAAGATGCTGCTTCAAATATGCCCTATTGCAAATTTGTCAACAAATCTGGTTCGACTGTATTCACTGAAAATCCCATGGGATTTTCTCTAGCCGCATAA